In a single window of the Salmo trutta chromosome 23, fSalTru1.1, whole genome shotgun sequence genome:
- the LOC115159823 gene encoding uncharacterized protein LOC115159823 yields the protein MASHLSLSLLLLLIFSRLSGAYRVSVKTGGSTTIPCRYDLKYKTHVKYLCKLDYLKRCSPDVHTKSIDKASVYDDTNKQTFTVTMSDLEPVDSGRYWCAVEIIGGSNVMIEKFQLFVTTGTPELYVDQWEVTGVEGGSVIVKCYYSDTGNRKWWCRIGVNGSCVERNSTTIDGTSVTRQQTTLATRGNVLMVTMSGLKMENTGWYRCGGGDLMMPVHITVRQQTTTQSTSTMTTTQAPTTEQSSFSPTAEPVQTDNTVQGPEGDKEKDPMSSIHLKVLLIPLGMLVVVMAGVPVTWKMWRKHKDNKGMDQTTNTSVVGYTHVPLIWLKALWVIHCL from the exons ATGgcttctcatctctccctctccctcctcctcctcctcatcttctccaGACTCTCAG GTGCTTATCGTGTGTCTGTGAAGACAGGAGGCTCCACCACCATCCCATGTCGGTATGATCTGAAATACAAAACACATGTGAAATACTTGTGTAAATTAGATTATTTGAAAAGATGCTCCCCTGATGTACATACTAAGAGCATAGATAAGGCCTCAGTCTATGATGACACCAACAAGCAAACCTTCACTGTGACCATgtctgatctggagccagtggaCTCTGGACGTTACTGGTGTGCTGTGGAGATCATTGGTGGATCAAATGTCATGATAGAAAAATTCCAACTATTTGTCACTACTG GTACTCCAGAACTCTATGTGGACCAATGGGAGGTGACAGGAGTTGAAGGAGGGAGTGTCATTGTAAAATGTTACTATAGTGACACTGGAAATAGGAAGTGGTGGTGCAGGATTGGTGTCAATGGTTCCTGTGTGGAGAGGAATTCTACGACTATAGATGGAACATCAGTGACCAGACAGCAGACCACTTTAGCCACCAGAGGAAACGTCTTAATGGTGACTATGAGTGGACTGAAGATGGAGAACACTGGCTGGTACAGGTGTGGAGGGGGAGACCTTATGATGCCTGTTCACATCACTGTCAGACAACAAACCACCACACAAAGTACCTCTACTATGACCA CAACCCAAGCTCCAACCACTGAACAATCCTCTTTCTCTCCAACTGCTGAGCCTGTTCAGACTGACAACACAGTCCAAGGACCTGAGGGGGACAAGGAGAAGGACCCCATGAG TTCCATACATCTAAAAGTCCTACTGATTCCTCTGGgcatgttggtggtggtgatggctGGTGTCCCAGTCACATGGAAGATGTGGAGAAAGCATA AGGACAATAAGGGAATGGACCAGACAACAAACACATCAGTGGTAGGCTACACTCATGTTCCTCTCATCTGGCTCAAGGCCTTGTGGGTAATCCACTGTCTGTGA